From a single Chlorocebus sabaeus isolate Y175 chromosome X, mChlSab1.0.hap1, whole genome shotgun sequence genomic region:
- the KANTR gene encoding KDM5C adjacent transcript, with amino-acid sequence MSPFSLLILVICAFSLFFLINLTRGLSILLVFSKNQLLALLLLSIVSLFSISLISALIFFDLLPSTFFGFILLFFF; translated from the coding sequence atgtctcctttttcattactAATATTGGTTATTTGTGccttctcactttttttcttgaTCAATCTCACCAGaggtttatctattttattagtcttttcaaagaaccaacttttggcttTGTTGCTCCTCtctattgtatctttgttttctatttctttaatttctgctcttatctttttTGATCTCCTTCCTTCCACATTTTTTGGGTTTAttctgttgttctttttctaa